The genomic region CAATATTGCCCGGGTTCTCGACCGTCAAAATAAAACGGAATTAGCCATTATTTTTTATAAAAAAGCAATTAATCTGACCGAAGATCTCCGCCAAACCTTCAGAGAAACTGCCGAAGGCTTTCCGCCCTTACCGGTCGAACTCAAAGAAATTTATACGGGAAAAGTAGAAGACACTTACAAACAACTCTCCGAATTACTATTACAAAGCGATCGGGTTGTCGAAGCGCAAGAAGTCTTGGACTTACTCAAAATTCAAGAAATTGACAGCTATTTGAGAAGCGTGCGCGGCTCCGATCTCGACCCCAGACGCTTGCAACTATTGCCCCAGGAAGAACAACTCGTTGCCGAATATACCCACTTGCAAACGGAAGCTGTGGAATTGGGGAAAGAATTGAGCCGTTTGCAAGCCATTCCCCCGGAGAAGCGCACGGCGGCCCAACAGGAACGCCTCGATACGTTAGTGCAGTTGCAACAACAGTTAGGGGATAAGTTTCAAGCCTTTGTCAACCGTCCCGACGTGGTGGACATCGAACGGCAATTGCGGCGGTCTTCTCCGGAAGACAGTTTGAAGTTGGCGTCGTTGCAACAGTTACAAGGGCGTTTGCAGGGTCTCGATCGCCCGGTGGCGATTTTATATCCCCTGGTGTTAGAAGACCGTTTGGAGTTGGTGTTGGTGACTCCCGACGGTCCCCCCTTGCATCGCACGGTGGCGGTCAGCCGCGAGGAGTTGAATGGGGAGATTGTGGAGTTTCGCAAGCTGTTGACGGATCCGAAACGACGGCGCCATCGCGAATGGGTGCAAGAGTCGGGGTATCGGTTGTACCAGTGGCTGCTCGCACCGATCGAAGCTGCGTTAGCCCGAGGGGGAGTGGAGACGATCCTCTACGCGCCGGACGGTCAGTTGCGTTACATTCCCCTGGGGGCGCTCTACGACGGCGATCGCTGGGCGATCGAACGGTTTGAGATCGATAATATTACGGCGATCGGCTTGATGCAGTTCGAGCAAGGGACTACGGTGGAGGGGCGATCGCCCCATCGCGTTTTGGCGGGGGCGTTTAGCGAAGGGACCTATCGGATTTGGGTGGGCGATCGCGAATTTATCTTTTCGGGCCTGCCTTTCGCCGGGGCGGAAGTAGACAATGTCGCCTCGGCGATTCCGACGACGACGACCCTATTTAACGATCGATTCAGTCCGGAAGCGACGATCGCCCGGGCCGAAGATTATACAATTTTACATTTGGCGACTCATGCGGCGTTCGTCACCGGAGAACCGGAAGAGTCGTTTATTTTATTCGGGAACGGCGATCGCGTCACTCTGCGCGATGTCGCCTTGTGGTCGTTACCGAATGTGGAACTGGTGGTCTTGAGCGCCTGTCAGACGGGAGTGGGCGGTGTTTTGGGCAACGGACAGGAAATTCTCGGTTTCGGCTACCAAATGCAGCAAACTGGGGCGGAAGCGACGATTTCTTCCCTGTGGTCTGTAGACGATCGCGGCACCCAATTGTTGATGGATGCGTTTTACGAACGACTGCAAACCCCCGGGGTCGGCAAAGGGCAGGCATTACGCCAAGCCCAACTGTCTTTACTCGCCGACCCCCAATACAGCCATCCCTATCACTGGGCGTCTTTTATTTTAATTGGCAA from Oxynema aestuarii AP17 harbors:
- a CDS encoding CHAT domain-containing protein, which gives rise to MSDRRFPSGPNRYLLLCSLALVLGVAIAPRASAALPGENPADRLLQTGLEPFDRGEFEAAPIAFRQVLEGDRLRGREIAPQIANLSNIDDVLNRLSPALNTYRRALEQARAIGDWAEVAQTLDRLGALYVEFKQYDRALESFQEALKLFERLGDLHTIARLQNQIGKLYFSAGDYLQSLDFLQQSLATFQRLDDLAGESVALGNIARVLDRQNKTELAIIFYKKAINLTEDLRQTFRETAEGFPPLPVELKEIYTGKVEDTYKQLSELLLQSDRVVEAQEVLDLLKIQEIDSYLRSVRGSDLDPRRLQLLPQEEQLVAEYTHLQTEAVELGKELSRLQAIPPEKRTAAQQERLDTLVQLQQQLGDKFQAFVNRPDVVDIERQLRRSSPEDSLKLASLQQLQGRLQGLDRPVAILYPLVLEDRLELVLVTPDGPPLHRTVAVSREELNGEIVEFRKLLTDPKRRRHREWVQESGYRLYQWLLAPIEAALARGGVETILYAPDGQLRYIPLGALYDGDRWAIERFEIDNITAIGLMQFEQGTTVEGRSPHRVLAGAFSEGTYRIWVGDREFIFSGLPFAGAEVDNVASAIPTTTTLFNDRFSPEATIARAEDYTILHLATHAAFVTGEPEESFILFGNGDRVTLRDVALWSLPNVELVVLSACQTGVGGVLGNGQEILGFGYQMQQTGAEATISSLWSVDDRGTQLLMDAFYERLQTPGVGKGQALRQAQLSLLADPQYSHPYHWASFILIGNGLD